A single window of Leishmania panamensis strain MHOM/PA/94/PSC-1 chromosome 35 sequence DNA harbors:
- a CDS encoding hypothetical protein (TriTrypDB/GeneDB-style sysID: LpmP.35.4790), which yields MLGSSRLIRLSPKVLGPGLHMSTEQHTEAQVAQLERRAASAEKQLQALRVKLEDGACAGASSANLEARLRDLLKLLYEDRDECETIRAQRDELKEENARLRAQVLKGEYRIKHLLRTIDEIEAGRSSQ from the coding sequence ATGCTGGGGTCGAGCCGCCTCATCCGTCTGTCACCAAAAGTCTTGGGACCTGGCCTCCATATGTCCACGGAGCAGCATACTGAGGCACAGGTTGCGCAGCTGGAGAGGCGTGCAGCAAGTGCTGAGAAGCAGCTTCAGGCACTGAGGGTAAAGCTCGAGGACGGCGCCTGCGCTGGTGCCAGCAGTGCGAATCTGGAGGCTCGTCTTCGTGATTTGCTGAAACTCCTGTACGAGGACCGCGATGAATGCGAGACTATCCGCGCTCAGCGTGATGAGCTCAAGGAGGAAAACGCCCGCCTGCGAGCGCAGGTGCTGAAGGGAGAGTACCGCATTAAGCACCTACTGCGTACTATTGATGAGATAGAAGCAGGCAGGTCCTCTCAGTGA